From the Paenibacillus sp. R14(2021) genome, the window AATAACGATTCCAAGGCAAAGCATGGCTGATAATTTAAAACAATCGCCCAGTACATCCCCCTGGAAAGGCATGCGTGAGTTTCGAAAATTGATGTCGGGGTCTGCTTTCATTCGAGCCATGATCATCGTGTTCGTCCTATGGCCCATTGGTGATGGGATCTTTAACATTCTTATTAGCGTGTATGCCGTAGAGGTATTTAAGATGGGGGATATCGGTATAGGGATCCTATATGGGGCTCTTGGATTGGGACTTGTATTGGGTTCAGGAATTATAGGTAAATTTTCAACGAGTATGAAGGTTACTGCAATTTCTGCATTGTTACTGGAGGGGATTTTGAATATCATCATCAGCCAATCCAGCTATTTTATTATGGTTGTCCTATTCTTGACCCTAACAGCAAGCTGCGCTGCAATCGGGAACGCCTGTAATAGAACAATTCTGATGAACGAAATTCCTTCCCACTTTCAAGGTCAATTTTTTGGCATGCTAGCTACGCTGCAAAATACGATATTAGGTATCTCTATGTTTGTATCCGGTTTTCTGTTGGAAGTAATTACACCAAGGACATTAGGCTTTTCAGGTGGAATTCTATTCTCTTTCGTCGGGGTAGGGTTTGCATTTGTATGCTACAAAACCCTTCAGAACAAAGGTGCACAGCACTTATAGCAAACGTCGTGTAATTCAGTTGATCCGTCGGCGGTGCAGGCACGTCAAAATCAGCGCCTGTAATCGTACGTGCGTATGATCGTCGACCCCACGAACGCTTCCAAAATAATGCCGCTATACACGACGGGATCGGTCGGCAGTTCGCCTCGAGCCACTTGCATGGCTGATGCTTCCCTCAGCAGATTTGCTGGGGATTAGGATGGTAACGGTCGCTGTAAATTGAACACGGATCACGTCGACCGGCTGGACAACGTTCAAGCCGACCTGACCGAATGGCTGAGAATCGGATAAAGTAAACAAAAACAGGTCCCCGAGAGGACCTGTTCTATGCTTGCTTGCACCATCGCTATGAAAAGGGTATTAATACGTGCTATCCGAAATCGCCGAACCGATCGCAGCGAAGATAAAGAGCGCGATGATTGCATATAGAACGCCAACAATCAGAATAAGGAGCAGGCTGGCACGGCTATAATTGCGAAGGTTTTGATTCGCGCCGCCGCCAAAAGCCCATACGAGCAACAAAATAAGGTTGACAATCGGAATCATGAGAAGAAGCAACGTTCCGAGCCAAGATTTAACGCTCTTTACTTCTGTGCCGTTTAGTACTACGGGTACTTGCGAGAACTGTGACTGTGTTGGTGTTTGCAAAAACGAACACTCCCCTAAATATATATTTATAGTATAAAGGCTTATGCCCTAACTATCGAACTCCGTCTATGACATATTAAAACATTCAACAATTTTATACTTCTAACGTATATTCCATCCTAATTTATTCCAAACCGATGGGAACCTTATAAATTTAACATAATTAGTTTTCTTTAACAAAGATTATTTTATTGTTAATTGACATCGCTTTATCTGGGTCATCGACTGGACCCGCCGACGTCGACCTCGAGTCGCTGTCTATCGCTCGCACAGTTGATTCTGTGCATCAAACGAAAAAAAATGATACTATGGATGATGGATAAAGGACTTTGCTATAGCTTTTATCGTTTTTATATATTGCAACAAGAGGAGATCATATGAGTAACGAACAAAATTTTTGGCTTGATTTGCCAAAGCCGTTTTTTATATTAGCACCAATGGAAGATGTCACAGATGTTGTATTTCGTCACGTCGTTAGTACAGCTGCAAAGCCCGACGTGTTTTTCACAGAATTCACAAGTACAGATAGTTATTGTAACCCTGCAGGAATACACAGTACGCGTGGCCGGTTAACGTTCACAGAAGATGAGCAACCGATCGTCGCTCATCTTTGGGGCAATAAACCTGCATTTTTTGAACAGATGAGTAGGGATATGAAAAAACTTGGTTTTCGTGGTATCGATATAAACATGGGATGCCCTGTACAAAACGTCGCATCCAATGGAAAAGGGGCTGGATTAATACAACATCCTGAAGTTGCGGCCGAAATTATTCGTGCAGCAAAAACAGGGGGATTGCCGGTTAGTGTTAAAACAAGATTGGGTTACTTTGAAATTGACGAGTGGCGCGATTGGTTAGGACATATATTGAAACAAGATATAGCGAATCTTTCCATTCACCTTCGTACAAAAAAAGAGATGAGTAAAGTAGATGCACACTGGGAACTCATCCCTGAAATAAAAAAATTACGCGATGAAATTGCACCAAATACGTTGTTAACCATTAATGGAGATATTCCTGACCGCGCAACAGGATTGAAATTAGTAGAGCAATACGGCGTTGATGGTGTCATGATTGGCCGCGGCATTTTCACCAATCCTTTTGCTTTTGAAAAAGAACCTAAAGAACATGGCGCGAAGGACTTTCTCCATTTACTGCTTTTACAGTTGGATCTTCACGAAAAATATTCCAAGGAAAACGAACCACGTCCATTTAAACCCCTTCTTCGCTTTTTCAAAATCTATGTTCGAGGTTTTAGAGGCGCAGGCGAGCTAAGAAACCAATTAATGGATACCACGTCAATAGATGAAGTACGTCGTTTAGTAAAACCTGTCTTAGAAGAATTAGAATGAATATCGACCTGTGCATGATTAAAAAGACTTGCTGTGAAAAAACAAGAGACCTCTCAAAAGTTCAATGAACTCTTGAAAGGTCTCTCATTTTTGCACGATGTGGTCATGCAGTGTTTCTTCTTAAGGAAACACTTGATGCTATAAGCTTTTCAGCCTATTACATCATGCCGCCCATTCCGCCCATGCCACCCATGCCGCCCATATCAGGCATGCCTGGTTTGTCTTTTTCTGGTTTGTCAGCTACTACAGCCTCAGTTGTCAGGAACATCGCTGCAACAGAAGCTGCGTTTTGCAATGCGGAACGCGTAACTTTCGCAGGGTCAACGATACCAGCGTCGAACATGTTCACCCAGTCGTTAGTCGCTGCGTTATAACCGATGCCGATTGCTTCTTTTTTCAGACGCTCAACGATTACGGAGCCTTCTTGACCCGCGTTAGCCGCGATTGTGCGAACAGGCTCTTCCAACGCGCGAA encodes:
- a CDS encoding MFS transporter: MNNVLVFKQEKQYRRLFWAGLINGIGDRFSQVAVLSLLLSLTGSGVAIGITFAVRLVPYFIFGPLGGMLADRFSKKSIMILADLLRILFALLPLLVREASDVWIIYASSFLLSAGEAFYAPARMSAIPQIVQKGSLLHVNGLEEAMLGIVLIGGSLTGSMVASTVGVHATFVMNAVSFLLSAILLARITIPRQSMADNLKQSPSTSPWKGMREFRKLMSGSAFIRAMIIVFVLWPIGDGIFNILISVYAVEVFKMGDIGIGILYGALGLGLVLGSGIIGKFSTSMKVTAISALLLEGILNIIISQSSYFIMVVLFLTLTASCAAIGNACNRTILMNEIPSHFQGQFFGMLATLQNTILGISMFVSGFLLEVITPRTLGFSGGILFSFVGVGFAFVCYKTLQNKGAQHL
- a CDS encoding tRNA-dihydrouridine synthase, which codes for MSNEQNFWLDLPKPFFILAPMEDVTDVVFRHVVSTAAKPDVFFTEFTSTDSYCNPAGIHSTRGRLTFTEDEQPIVAHLWGNKPAFFEQMSRDMKKLGFRGIDINMGCPVQNVASNGKGAGLIQHPEVAAEIIRAAKTGGLPVSVKTRLGYFEIDEWRDWLGHILKQDIANLSIHLRTKKEMSKVDAHWELIPEIKKLRDEIAPNTLLTINGDIPDRATGLKLVEQYGVDGVMIGRGIFTNPFAFEKEPKEHGAKDFLHLLLLQLDLHEKYSKENEPRPFKPLLRFFKIYVRGFRGAGELRNQLMDTTSIDEVRRLVKPVLEELE